A section of the Babylonia areolata isolate BAREFJ2019XMU chromosome 31, ASM4173473v1, whole genome shotgun sequence genome encodes:
- the LOC143276059 gene encoding uncharacterized protein LOC143276059 has protein sequence MSAAHEHNHTKEKDDTDRRTVSHTAEKRHVCMFCEKAFKYKSNLCRHILTHTGEKPHVCPDCGKAFRRKKHLVCHVLIHTGEKPYVCIYCEKAFRQKSCLNSHVFIHTSEKPHFSFDRHILTHTGEKPYVCTNCGQTFRNKSTLYSHVLVHTGEKPHICTKCGQAFRQKGALNRHFLTHQGKRYSCAEYEMFWHAQS, from the exons ATGAGT GCTGCTCACGAACATAACCACACGAAAGAGAaggatgatacagacagacgTACTGTATCCCATACAGCAGAAAAACGACACGTCTGCATGTTCTGCGAGAAAGCATTCAAATATAAAAGTAATTTATGCAGACACATTTTAACTCATACCGGAGAAAAACCTCATGTCTGCCCAG ACTGTGGAAAAGCATTCCGACGAAAGAAACATTTAGTCTGTCACGTTTTAATCCATACCGGTGAAAAACCATATGTCTGCATATACTGTGAAAAAGCATTCAGACAAAAGAGTTGTTTAAACAGTCATGTTTTCATTCATACCAGTGAAAAACCACAT TTTAGTTTTGATCGTCATATTTTAACTCATACTGGAGAAAAACCGTATGTCTGCACTAATTGTGGACAAACATTCAGAAACAAGAGTACTTTATACAGTCACGTCTTAGTCCATACCGGAGAAAAACCACATATCTGCACAAAGTGTGGCCAAGCATTCAGACAGAAGGGTGCTTTAAACAGACACTTTTTAACCCATCAAGGAAAGCGTTACTCGTGTGCAGAGT ATGAGATGTTCTGGCATGCCCAATCATAA